The Psychrobacter arenosus region GCTTGTGGCTTAATAAACGCCCTAGCGATAGGCGCGCTTAATTTCTGCTTCAATAAAGTCTGCAGCGATTTTATTGTAGTTTTCACAATAGACGAGGGCTTTATTAGGGTCCTCATTTTCTGGCCATTCTCGTGCTCTATTGACAACGGCTTCATAGACTTTGCCTCTATATTGTACCGCTCCTGGGAAAGTCCCATACTGCGTTTCATAGCCATCACGTGGATCTTCGACCAAGATACTAGCGGCAATAGTGTTGTTGCTGCCCACATTGACGTTAGCAAATTTTGCTTGGCGGTATTGGGCACTGCGCCAAGCGGTTAGGTCGCGATAGTTCGTCACGTCTGTGTCATCAAACTCAAAGTAGCTTCTATCGACCTTATGAGCATTGGTATAGCATTGCGCGCCTTTGGGAAAGACTAGGGTCTTGTTTTGCGTGCCCGGCAATTTGTTTAAAATGGTGGTGAAGCCTTTGGCCTTATTAGAACCCACCCCTGCTTGCCCCGCTATATTAATGGGGCGATACTGCACATCTTTACGCAACGTATTGTTGTTATTGCTATCTTTCCATAGCAAATGATATTTCAATGCGGAATCGACATTGGTATTGGCCGCCAATTGGGTACTACCTAAAGAAGAAAACTCAAACTTATCTGCCAGTAGATACTCCATGACTTCTTTACTATTACTTGTAGAGTCTTTGCCAAATAAGGGCTTCTCAGTAATACGCGTATTGCCCGTAGCCATTCTAATATCAGCACGCTCGATATAATCGACCTTTTGATTCTTATCGGTATTAAAACCAAAGGCAACAATCTCTATCGCCTTATTGTTAGTGCCATCGCCTATCACATAGCTGCCATCATCTTCGCCGCAACCACTGATGACCATCGGTAGCAGCATAATGCCCAATACTTTATTTAGCGTCATCGCCTTGCGGACGGTAGCTACTGCGCCATCTTGACGAGATATATTATGACCAAAACTCATGAGTTACCCTCTATTATTGCCCTTTGGGCATAAAATGCTATTTAATGGAGACCCGACTAATATAAGCTCTTGCACCTATAAGAGCGAGTCAGGTCATGCGGACTACTCTAGCGACTAATAGTCTGCGGTAATGCTTAGACAGGGCTAATGACACGCCCTATACTGGGAAGGCAGGAGCTTTATGGCTCTCCCTACCCTTTTTGAATCACTGGTTTTTTAATTAATGTCTTTTAACTAATAACTTTGAAACAACGTCTTTTAATCAACGATAAGGATTTCACGATGAACATACTAATCACAGGAGCCTCTCGCGGTATTGGCTTGGCGGCTGCCCGTAAACTGGCGAGCAAAGGTCATAACGTTGGCCTTTTCGATATCGATGTTCCTGAGCTCGGCAATGCGCTTAAACATAAGTCTTTTAAGAAATCGATCAAGTCCAAAGCCATTTTGCATGGCAATCTTGACGTCACTAGCCCAGAAGATTGGGATACGGCTATCGAGCAAATGACTGAGTCTTTCGGCGGCGTGGATGTTTTGATTAACAATGCCGGTATCCTCATTACAGGAGAGTTGCCGGAAACCGATTTAGACAAACAATTGATGTTGGTCGATATTAACTGTAAAGGTATCTTGATTGGTTGTTATAAAGTAGCCCAACAGCAAAAAGGGGATAAATACAGCAAAATTATTAACCTATCTTCAGCATCAGCTATTTATGGTCAACCTGAGTTAGCCCCTTACTCAGCCAGTAAATTCTTTGTCCGTGGCCTTACTGAAGCCTTAAATATTGAATTTGCTACCCGCGGGATTAAAGTGGTAGATGTGATGCCATTGTGGGTCAAAACCGATATGACTAAAAATGTTAATGTGACCAGCATCAATCGCTTAGGGATGCATTTAACAGCTGATGATGTCGCTAAGACCTTATATAAAATAGCCATTGCCCCCAATCATAAGTTAGGCAAAGTTCACTATACTGTAGGCTTACCCGCAAAGATATTTGAGAGTTTAGCTCAAGTTACGCCTAGCAAGATTACCCGTTGGATGAACCAAAAGATTGGCTCTTAAAGGTTGTAATTCATACCTTACGAGCTAATGTTTCCACTAAAATATGATAGTAAATTTAAAAACCGGCTTATTGAGAGGCCGGTTTTTTTTGTTTCTATTAATTAGTCGAAACTATTTAACTAAAGCTATTTAATTGCAGTTGCTTAATTAAAGCGCCTTAGTTTAAGACCGTTAGTTCAAGACAGCTTACCCAAGATAAGTAGTACTGATTGGGTATAGGCCGCTTAACCTATTATGTATTGTAAGCGTATTGGTGTTGGTTAAGGAAAATTCGCCGAGGAATAAGCTCGTTAACCTTATGGCACAAATTCTCGCACTTTATTATATATAAAGCAATAATTTCAAATAGTTAATCAAAAATTAATCATTGATAATTATTCGCATTGGTTACATCTCTTGACGCACTCCTCATAACTCTCCACACAATTGGGACAGCAGTTTACTGACTTAGTAAGGACTGCCTTCTATAATAATGTAGTTGGCTTAGCTTACAGACTCATCCCTACTCTTTGCTGATAAGCCATTAAATAATTAGATAAAAATCGCTATAACAAAAGATAGTAGTTATAAAAATCTTTCTATTCATTATTGCTAATTTTAAGGAGTTCACTATGGGTGACAAACGTATTTCAGACAATATCGAGCAGGCTCTTAACGACCAAATGAACAATGAAGCGGCGCAAGCGCAAGCTTATCTAGCGCTAGGCGTTTGGGCAGAAGCCAATAATTATACGGGTATTGCCGATTTCTTCTATAAGCATTCGGAAGAAGAGCGTCAGCATATGTTTAAGTTTTTAGAGTATATTAATACGCGTGGCGGTACGGCGAAAATTGGTGCGATTGCTGCGCCTGCTGATAACCCTACGAACTTAAAAGAATGTATCGAAGACGTGTGGCAACATGAGTTAGAGAACTCTAAAAAGATTTATGCGCTAGTCGATCAAGCCATGGCCGAAAGAGATTGGGCAACTTTCAACTTCTTGCAGTGGTTTGTGAAAGAACAGATTGAAGAAGAAGCCTTGATTGATGGCTTACGTGATAAGTTTGCGTTGGCTTCTGAAGATAAAGCAAACAATGCTAACTTCTACTCGCTTGACCGTGATATGCAAGGAGCTTCGCAAGAAGGTGAATTGCCACGCCAAGCAGAACTATAAGAAATAATCACAAACTCAACTAGGCACTCTTTAACTAGCTGATGTTATATCGTATTTTTCTATGACTAGCGCCTAATAGAGATAGACTTGAAAGCATCGCGCTTTGCCCTAGCCGCCCTCAATTCGGTTAGGGCTTTTTTATGGGTGTTATAAATACTGTCTTATTTTAAAGCTTTAAGTTAACGGCGTTGGCGCTGACAGCTTTGATATTGTTGCCATAAAATAAACCCACTCCACCCAATACAGCCAACCATCCACAGACAGCCAAACCAATAACTAATCGCCGCAATACGTTGGTCAAACTCAAGCAGATCAGTCTCGGTTAATAGATATTCAAAATCATGAAAGCCGTACGGAGCATGTTGCCCAGTATTGCCCCCTATTAAGGGCAACTCACCGATACTAGCGTCGCGAATATAAGGCGCTAAATCTACAAAATTCTCTGAAAACCACCAAAGTGCTACCGCTGCAGCAAACACATCACGCTGTTGCAGCAGAAACACGCCAGCGCAAACCATAGGCATTAATAGTTGCCCTAGCATGCCGCCTAAAGACATCAAAAACTGATTGCCGAATAGGCCAAAAATCACATGACCCGCTTCATGAAACGGTAAATTTACCAAATGCAGTAGCGAGCCCATATCATCGCGGATGCCCCCCATTAAGCTTATGGTATATAGGAGCAAACCGATTAATAGTGTCAGCCGCAATAGCACAAACGGCAAATAGTCTTCGCTCTGCTCGGGTAGTAGCAGTTCATTTAACCCTTTTCCGGAAGACGCTTTTTCCACCTACTGATTCCTTCTATTTCTATATCTAGTTCTATGGTTACTGCTTGCCTATAGGTTATTCATTAGTACGATTATCCATTAATACAGTAGTAGCTTGATTCGGGGCACTGATTTGTATTTGCTGAACCAGGGGTTTATTAGCGGCGAACCGATTATTACGAACTTGGGTATTTTGGATAGCGGCTAGCACTCCTTTACTCTTATCAGCGTATTTCTCACGGATTTCTGAGCCTATTTTGATTGCTATACCGTCCGCTTGGGTAAAGTCGTTATTCATAATCTGCGTGCCATCATCTTCGACAATGATGCCGGTGTCGACTTGTATAAACGTATTGCCCAGGATCTGATTGTCCTTGGCACTGTCGATATGATAGCTGGCAAGCAGGGTCTCAGCGAGCGGATAAGCGCCACAGGTAAACCCTTTAAGATTACGCGATTGCCTTGAGGCCACCCAGACGCCAACCGGCTCCTCACGAAACGTATTGCCTTTGATGATATTGTCACGCGCTGATTCGGTACGCTTAAAATGGTTACTTTGACTAGGGTCGTCCGCATGCTCAAAACAGTTGCGATACAGCAGCACACTACCCGCGCCATTATGAATAAATTCGTTATTTTGGATGGTGTTAAATCCTGAGGCATCGCCCGCGATCGCCTCACGATTGGGTTTAAACGAGCGAAAGCCATTATCGATGAAGACCGAGTTTTGAATAGTATTGTGCTGACTGCCAAACTCTAGATACAGTCCTACGGTGCCTGAGCGAGCTACTCTAAGCTGATCGAAAGTCACTCGTTGTACATGATCGCCCACGAAGATACCGCTATTATTACTGCCCTCGCTACTAACATTGATAATACGGATATCCTGCGGCGCCAAAGCTCTATTGGCTTCTGGGTCGGTTAATCCCTGGTTATAGCGCACATTGGGGTTGGTCTTTTGCCGAATATTGAGCGCATGGCCATAGCCTTGTACGTGGCAATTGGCGACGGCAAGTTGGGTAATTGCGTTATCTTGTTTGGGCTTAATGGTGATGGCAGTTTTGTTCGCGGTAGTGTCTGTCGGACCTAAAATAGCGCCATTACAGTCTAATGAAGTATTTGAACTATCTAGGATAAACTGTACGCCTTTAGTCGCCAAGTCACAGTTTTTTGCCAACTGAGTATGACCCTTAATAGTGACGACTTGATTGGTCTGGAAATCAGCGCAAGCCAAGTGCTGCGTGGGCGTCGGTAAGCTTGCCTCTATTACCCTATTCTTCTCTATAGCCAGCGTAGCATCGGCATTTAACTCTGACCCTATTGTGCCTGTAGGCAAACGCTCACAACCTGCCAGCATCAGGACCGCTACACTACTGACCAATATGATTTGGCTAGTCTTATTAGGGTGCGTCTTACATTTTTTGAACATGCGGTGACACCTTATCACTGGTTATCGCTGACCTAGCTTGGCACTATAGATAGAGTATTTAAAACGGTTTGCATAGACTATAGTTTAACTAAAAGGTCGCTCAAATAGCGCACCATTTATCTAAAAGCACCACCCATAACTCTATTACTCATTAATAAAGATAAGGATAGCATAATGACTACTAAAAATACGCCAAAGCCTGATGCGGTAAGTATTATCGACAACGAAGGTTTGGATATGCCTATGAATGACCCAATGGGTACCGATATGGATGGGGTGAGCGAAGGCCTAACACCGATGCACCGCCAAAATATCGATGAATCTCGTGTCGATGAAGTCTTAGTAGAAGACGCGCTAGACGATAAAGACTATCCCGGTATTCGTGATATCGCTGATAATGATGCGGTAGCCCATAGCCATAGCGATGATTTATAAGCGTGGCTTATGATGACAGCTCTATAACCTGTTGGTAAAACTTATAAGCATTTATCATTATTCATAACCGCAAAAAGCCCTGACGATTCAGGGCTTTTTTAGGTTAAAGCTAAGAGAATAATAGGTTTTAATTAAAGAGTAATGCCGCTTAAAGCTAATCTAGTTCTAAGAGAATAATAAAGGATTAGGTTAAGGCAATGCCGCAACCGGTTGATCCGTCCATACATCACGATAACTGGTGTAATAAGAAATCAAAACGACCGGCATAACAGTAAGAAAGCCTAATCCTAAAGTAAATATCATAACCAGAGGTGCCACAAACATAAAGATTAACCCATACACAAACATCGGTAGGATATTTTTTAGGCAGGCTTTAAAGCTCTTTTTCATAGCTTCAATAGGCGCTACGTCATGCAAAACAATCAACGATGGCGCAAACCAAATCGCCATGACTAACGGGATAAGTAAAACGAAAAACAGCAAGTAGGCAATAATAACCCCAGCAGAAAATAGATTGCTCATACCCTGCTCGACACTGCTAACATCACCGGTAAACATACTTATGGCCATACCGCCTAGCGTAATAAATAACGGTATCATCGCTATGATAATACCCACTAAATATAATAACCCGACGATAATTAACGGGACGAAATGGGTTTGAAACCCAGAGAATAAATGGTCAAACCGCAACTCGCCGCCTGTCGCTTGCACATTGGCGCCTTTGATAATGCCACCCATAAAGACGAAGACCAATAGGTTAAACAATAAGCCGATAATGGGCAGCACGCCCCCTATCGCCATGATCACAATAAAGACGACCATAATGCCTATCCACAATAGGAAGTTATTTTTAAATAGGGTAAACGCTTGCGTAAGCCAGCCAATCCCAGCTGCCGCATTACAAGAGCGCGGCTCTAGCAACAGTTGCGGTAAAGGATTGCCATAAGGGTCAGTATGTGGAGAGTAGCTGGTTTCTTTAGTTAACGAAGTGGCGGGTGGGGTATAAGGAGAGTTCATCGTGTTACCTCAAAGTCAGCGAGCGCGCTATAGGAATAATTATAATTATTTATTAATGGTAGGGAACTGCCATTTATAGTTAACGGCAGAATCAATAAATGGCAGTCCGTTTATTGAATAAAAGCTTTTTTATTAAAATTAGCTAAGCAAAGTTTTTACCATAAAAATAGCGTCTTTCCCAACCCTTTTTTATTTTTGCACTAGCTAGCGAATAGTGATTACACAATCCTTGTTACTTTTTTTTCTTTTTATTTAGACAGCTAGACAGCTCTTTAGGCAGTTATTTAATAAGTACCTTATTAAAAAAGACGCCACTACGAAAAAGACCCTAGAGAAAAGTTACTCATAGGGTCTTTTTTTAGCGACTAAACGGGGACGTTAAAGATGAATCCCGTTATGCCCAACCATCTAAGGTACAAGCCCACCCTTGCACGAGCGGCGTGGCTAAAGCAGTTAGCAACTCAATATGGCCTTCATCAGCATTCAACGCTGGGATATAGTGGTACTCTTGCCCGCCCGCATTGATGAAGTTATCGCGGTTTTCTATGGCGAGCTCTTCTAAAGTCTCTAAGCAGTCGGCTGAGAATGCCGGACTCACCACTTGCACCGAGCGCACGCCTGCCTTGCCCCACTCATCTAAGATGACGTCGGTATAAGGTTTCACCCATTCTTGCTTACCAAAGCGTGATTGGAAGCTAATAATCCATTCGTCTTCCTTCAAACCCAACTCGTGCGCCACTTGTGCCGCTGTACATTTACAACGTTTCGGGTATGGATCGCCTTTATCAGCATACGGCTGCGGAATACCATGAAAGCTAAACATTAACTTTTCAGGCTTACCATGATGGGCTTGAAAACGGCGGATAGAGTCTGCCAAGGCTTTAATATAGAGCGGATGGGCAAAGTAATCTTTTACGATAGTAAAATTGGGCAAATTGCGTTGTTTCAGCGACCACTTGGTTACCGCGTCATAAACCGCACCGCCAGAAGTCGCTGAGTACTGGGGGAATAACGGCAAGATGACAAAGTGATCAACGCCTTCGCTTTGCAGCTTATTCATGACATCAGGCAGACCTGGGTTGCCATAGCTCATAGCCGCATGGACAGACACGGGAAATGGTGCCGCGCTATCAGTCATACGCGCCTGTACCAATTCGACCTGTTTATTCAATATCTTACGAATGGGTGAATCGCCTTCCCAAATACTGGCATAAGCATGCGCTACCCTTTTTGGGCGACTCGGTAACACGAATAGATTGAGGATAATCGCCCACAGAAACTGCGGAATCTCAATCACGCGAGGGTCCGATAAAAACTGCTTAAGATAGCGACGTACAGCGGGTGCAGTAGGCTCGTCTGGCGTACCAAGATTGACGAGTAACACGGCAATGCGCGGCGGCTGAGAAGGTTTCATGCTAGGGTGGCATCCTTATGACAATGTAAAGCAGTGGGGTCTTTACTACCCGCTTGATAATAGGGGCAAAGCTACGCTCAAAACTGGCTTAGTGTAGCATCTCACAGCTTATTATGCCTGAGCAAAACCGTGGCTATCGTCTTGAAATACTGAATCTATTGTTTTAAATTATTTACTGCGATTCCTCTGCTGGCCGCCAAAACTATAGGACGAATAGCAGAATAATATCAGCAAGCTAGCGATATGCCTTGCCTAAAACTTTTTACCCTGTCATAAGCTCAATATGGAAGTTGTACTTCCCCTAGCATCCGCCTACAATACAGGCTCACCCTGATTTGATAGAGCATGAGGTGGATTTGAGCGCACATCCTGAGCTGACCGACCCTAAATTTAACGATTCTGTCGGTATCGTTACCCCCGAGACCCTACATTTTGACACGCCATTGACGTTGGAGTGCAACCGCACTTTGCCCGCGTTTGACCTCGTCGTAGAGACCTATGGCACCTTAAATGCCGATAAGTCCAATGCGGTGTTGATTTGTCACGCCTTATCCGGCAGTCATCATGCGGCCGGTTATCACAGCGCCGAAGATAAAAAGCCCGGCTGGTGGGATACTATGATTGGTCCCGGCAAGCCTATTGATACCAATCATTATTATGTGGTTTGTCTCAATAATATTGGCAGCTGTCATGGCTCTACCGGTCCTACTACGCCAAATCCTGACAGTGCTACTGGCGCCCCTTACGGTCCCGATTTCCCACTGATTACCATCAAGGACTGGGTAACTACTCAAGTCATGCTGGCAGATCGTCTGGGGATTCAAGTTTGGCACGCGATTGTGGGCGGCTCGATGGGCGGTATGCAAGCGCTACAGTGGTCTGTGGATTATCCCGAGCGGTTGCAGCGTTGTGTCGTGATTGCTAGTACGCCTAAATTATCTGCGCAAAATATTGCCTTTAACGAAGTTGCGCGCCAGTCTATTCTCTCTGACCCTGACTTTAAAGACGGCTACTATCTTGAGGCCGGGACTTACCCTCGCCGCGGTTTAATCCTAGCGCGTATGGTCGGTCATATTACTTATTTGACTGAAGATGCCATGAAGTCGAAATTTGGCCGTGATCTCAAGTCGGGCAAGTTTATGTACGGCTACGATGTCGAGTTTCAGGTCGAGAGCTATTTACGCTATCAAGGCGAACGCTTTAGCGAAAACTTCGATGCCAATACTTACCTGCTTATGACCAAGGCTCTAGACTACTTTGATCCCACTCGGGGTTATGTCGATGACGACTCTTTGTCTGATATTGAAGCCTTAAAGGCTACGCTAGCGCATACCCAATGTCAGTTCTTAGTCGTGTCATTCACTACCGACTGGCGGTTTGCTCCGGAGCGCTCACAAGAGTTGGTCGATGCTTTGATGGCGAATGCTAAACCGGTCAGTTATGTGAATGTGGACGCGCCTCATGGTCATGACTCGTTCTTATTTGATATTCCTCGTTATATGAATGCAGTACGTGGCTTTATGAACGCCCCTTTTTTAGCCCAACCTCGTGTAGCAGTACAGCCTGACAGTCAAGCGCAACCGTGCCCTACTGAGCAGGAGGGTCAGCAGACCGCTAAGCCACCACAGAGCGAAACCTCTCCAGTAACAGACCGTAGCCAGGGAGCCGACCTATGAGAATAGATCATGAACTTGCCAAACGTTGGATTGCCCCAAACTCGCGCATCTTGGACTTAGGGTGCGGTGATGGTTCGCTATTGGCACATATGCAAGAAACCCTCGGCGTTAGCGGTTACGGCCTAGAGTTGGATGGTGACAAGATTAACGAAGGTATCGCCAAAGGCCTCAATATCATCGAACAAGATTTGAACGATGGTTTGGCTCGTTTTGCGGACAATAGCTTTGACACGGTAGTGATGGCGCAAGCTTTACAAGCGGTAAAATCCCCCGATACGTTGCTACTGGATATGCTGCGCGTGGGCCGAGAAGCCGTCATTACTTTCCCTAACTTTGCACATTGGCAAAACCGCCTGCATTTAGGCTTAAAAGGGTTAATGCCGGTTTCAGAAGCGCTGCCTTATGAATGGTATAACACACCCAATATTCATTTATGCACCTTTAAAGACTTTGAGAAATTATGTGCAGATAATAATATTCGCATCGTCAATCGCTTTGCCGTCACCGACGCAAACAGCCGTTTTCCAGTAAGCCGCAACCCATTAATGACCGCTTTAGTCCGCCGCGCTCCCAATCTATTGGCGGACGTTGCTATCTATCGCGTGACTTTACAAGATTAGTGGATGATACCGTCTTAAGCTGATTAAATTATCCTTAAGACTATCTACCTTTTTACGAGTGATGTCTAAAATATCTGGCTAGTTGATAGCAGGTTTTAACTTTCTTAAGCTTGCTAAGGTCTTACTTAAGCCTTACTGTAATATTTAGTTACGCAACTATAGACAGTTCGGGCGTCCTTAAGCTGTAAGAATGGGTAATTAGTATTTGAGTTTCGTAAACTGCAGTGGTAAGCTAACGAAATTAAGTCAATCCCTAATTAGGTATAGATAATGCTATGCCCTTAATTACGCGGCGATTGCGACCCTTTTTCCCTATTCGTCTTTGTACAGAGAAGACTGAACGGAGCTGCTATGAAAATGTTTAAAACTGTCTTGTTAACAGCTTGTTTGTCAGTAGCGGGCTTAGCCAATGCTGAATTGGTATCTAACGTCCCCCTTGATACGTCACGTTTTGAACTTATGAGCGTCAGTGATTTGACAGCTCGTGCCAACCAAGGCAATGACCACGCCCAGTTCTATTTGGCCAAGCGCCTACAAAAAGGCATGGGTATCACCCAAAATACCCAACAAGCTGCCCAGTGGTATACCAAAGCCGCTCAGCAAGGCGTAGCCCCCGCTCAGCTTAATTTAGGTATCATGTATCTGCGCGGTGAAGGTGTCCAACCTAATATCCAGCAGGCGCGCCTATGGTTAGAAAAAGCAGCCGCATTGGGTGATAACCGTGCCAGCTACACGCTTGCGCTATTGGATGAAAAACAGCAGAAGCTGGTTGATGCCTATAAATGGTATGACCTAGCAGCTCGTGATGGCATGCTGGACGAAAAAGTCCGTACCAAAGCTCGTGGCAAAATCGGTCAATTAGCATTGAACTTATCTAATTCTGATATTCAGAAAGCTCGTGTTGAAGCCGACAGCTGGTTCCAAAATAAATAAGCTTTCGTCGCACAGCCTATCACAGATTCTAAAAACTCAGCTTAGGCTGGGTTTTTTTATGGGGATGGCTTATTTATAGCAACACAGGTTGTTTGCTTGTCCGTTTATTAGCCCTCTATCCGCTGGTAAACTAAATAGACTTATTTTAATCCTTACAATCAGTAAGTGAATCCTATAAAATACGCTCTGTCCTGATTTAGCCTTAAATTTTGGGATTATTTGTAGTAACTATTTTTAAAATCTTTTAACCCCCCTAAGCACTAGGTTTGCGACCTAGCCCGCAGGAGATCATTATGACCAAGAACACTGACACCACTATGCCAGCCGCTTTAACTGACGCCAAACCAGCGACTGAATACGATAGCGTTACCAATAACATCGTAGTGGCTGCGCTATATAAATTTATCCGCTTTCCAGACTTTAAAAACTATCGCGAGCCTATCTTAAATAAAATGCTTGAGCACGATGTCAAAGGCACCTTGTTAATAGCAGCTGAGGGCATCAATGGCACTATCGCAGGTAGCCGTGCTGGTATCGATGCCGTACTCACTTACTTGCGCACCCTACCCGCTATCGGCGAGTTTGAGTTTAAAGAGTCTTATACCAATGTGCCACCGTTTTACCGCACCAAGGTTAAACTCAAAAAAGAAATCGTCACGATGGGCGTTGAAGGTATCGATCCGCTACAATCGGTGGGCCGTTACGTTAAACCTAGCGAATGGAATGACTTAATTAGCGATCCAGACGTGCTATTAATCGATACGCGTAACGATTACGAAGTGCAAATCGGCACCTTTAAACATGCGGTAAACCCAAAGACTAAAACTTTCCGTGAGTTCCCTGATTACGTCAAAAACGAGATGGATCCTGCGCAGCATAAAAAAGTCGCTATGTTTTGCACCGGTGGCATTCGCTGTGAAAAATCTACTGCTTATTTGCGCGAACAAGGCTTTGACGAGGTCTATCATTTAGAAGGCGGTATCCTTAAGTATTTAGAAGAAGTGCCGGTGGAAGAGTCTTTATGGGAAGGCGATTGCTTTGTTTTCGATAATCGCGTGGCGGTCAATCATAACCTAGAAAAAGGCGAATACGACCAGTGCTACGCTTGCCGTATGCCAATCACTGAAGCCGAAAAACAAAGCGCTGCTTATGTTAAAGGTGAGTCTTGCCCGCATTGCATTGATAAAGCCACCGAAGAGCAAAAAGCGCGTTTCCGTGAGCGTGAGCGTCAAATCGAATTGGCAGAATCGCGTGGCGAGTCGCATATCGGTAGTGAGGTCAACGATATTATTGAGAAACGCCGCCAGATGAAACTTGAGCAACGTAAAGTAGCAGCTGATGAAAGCTAAACCTTATTTAAAAGACAGTTAAAAGTTAAACAATCAGCTATAAAAAAAGCACCCTAGTCTCTAACTGTGGGTGCTTTTTTTGGGCTGTAGCTTTTAAAATATAGCTGTTGCGTCTGCTAAGCGCTATTAGCTACCGCGATAGGTGCTATAGCCATACGGAGATAAGGTAATAGGCACATGATAGTGTTTATCGCCTTCGATATTGAAGTTGACTTCGACATACGGGAAGAAAGGGTCTATGCCCTGCTTACGAAAATAAGGCGCGGTCTTAAAGATTAATTTATAAGTGCCATCGTGCTTGGTCTTGCCATCATTGGGCAAGAATTCATTGACACGGCCTTCGCTAGAAGTGGCCTTGGTATCTAGTAGCTCCCAACTGCCGTTGCTCTGTTGCTTCATCAGTTGCACGTCTACATTAGGCGCAGGCTTACCCGTACTGATGTCTAAAATATGGCTGGATAATTGATAAGCCTCTTTGTCTAAAGCATAGCTTGGGGTACTGGCAAAAGCCATAGCACCGACCACCGCAAGGGCAGGTAAGCTACCCATTTTAGTAATGCTCATTTTAGGCAAGTTACGAGAGTTAAATATTGACATAAATAGTCCTAAATTATAAATTTCTGAATAGGGTATTCTTAATAGAGTATAGGAAGAATCCTGCTTTTAGCAGTCTCTTCATCTATGAAGTAAATATTAACATGCACTTGCCTTTAAATAGATTTTCTTAATAAAAACCTCTTTAAGTTACTACAAAACCCTCGTATTTCTAGGGGATAAAATCTTATTTTGTTTGGGTAAAGTAAGCCTACCTCACAAGATTTATACGCTCTCTTAGACACACTAAAAACTGTCAATTATCTTATAGGCGCAAAAAAGCGGCAACCCATTACGAGTTACCGCTTCTATTAATCTATCCCCTTTATGAATGGACTAACTTGTCCACCTAAAGCATCAAAACT contains the following coding sequences:
- the metX gene encoding homoserine O-succinyltransferase MetX; the protein is MSAHPELTDPKFNDSVGIVTPETLHFDTPLTLECNRTLPAFDLVVETYGTLNADKSNAVLICHALSGSHHAAGYHSAEDKKPGWWDTMIGPGKPIDTNHYYVVCLNNIGSCHGSTGPTTPNPDSATGAPYGPDFPLITIKDWVTTQVMLADRLGIQVWHAIVGGSMGGMQALQWSVDYPERLQRCVVIASTPKLSAQNIAFNEVARQSILSDPDFKDGYYLEAGTYPRRGLILARMVGHITYLTEDAMKSKFGRDLKSGKFMYGYDVEFQVESYLRYQGERFSENFDANTYLLMTKALDYFDPTRGYVDDDSLSDIEALKATLAHTQCQFLVVSFTTDWRFAPERSQELVDALMANAKPVSYVNVDAPHGHDSFLFDIPRYMNAVRGFMNAPFLAQPRVAVQPDSQAQPCPTEQEGQQTAKPPQSETSPVTDRSQGADL
- a CDS encoding SDR family NAD(P)-dependent oxidoreductase; translation: MNILITGASRGIGLAAARKLASKGHNVGLFDIDVPELGNALKHKSFKKSIKSKAILHGNLDVTSPEDWDTAIEQMTESFGGVDVLINNAGILITGELPETDLDKQLMLVDINCKGILIGCYKVAQQQKGDKYSKIINLSSASAIYGQPELAPYSASKFFVRGLTEALNIEFATRGIKVVDVMPLWVKTDMTKNVNVTSINRLGMHLTADDVAKTLYKIAIAPNHKLGKVHYTVGLPAKIFESLAQVTPSKITRWMNQKIGS
- a CDS encoding BPSS1780 family membrane protein, which translates into the protein MNSPYTPPATSLTKETSYSPHTDPYGNPLPQLLLEPRSCNAAAGIGWLTQAFTLFKNNFLLWIGIMVVFIVIMAIGGVLPIIGLLFNLLVFVFMGGIIKGANVQATGGELRFDHLFSGFQTHFVPLIIVGLLYLVGIIIAMIPLFITLGGMAISMFTGDVSSVEQGMSNLFSAGVIIAYLLFFVLLIPLVMAIWFAPSLIVLHDVAPIEAMKKSFKACLKNILPMFVYGLIFMFVAPLVMIFTLGLGFLTVMPVVLISYYTSYRDVWTDQPVAALP
- the hemH gene encoding ferrochelatase; the protein is MKPSQPPRIAVLLVNLGTPDEPTAPAVRRYLKQFLSDPRVIEIPQFLWAIILNLFVLPSRPKRVAHAYASIWEGDSPIRKILNKQVELVQARMTDSAAPFPVSVHAAMSYGNPGLPDVMNKLQSEGVDHFVILPLFPQYSATSGGAVYDAVTKWSLKQRNLPNFTIVKDYFAHPLYIKALADSIRRFQAHHGKPEKLMFSFHGIPQPYADKGDPYPKRCKCTAAQVAHELGLKEDEWIISFQSRFGKQEWVKPYTDVILDEWGKAGVRSVQVVSPAFSADCLETLEELAIENRDNFINAGGQEYHYIPALNADEGHIELLTALATPLVQGWACTLDGWA
- a CDS encoding ferritin, which produces MGDKRISDNIEQALNDQMNNEAAQAQAYLALGVWAEANNYTGIADFFYKHSEEERQHMFKFLEYINTRGGTAKIGAIAAPADNPTNLKECIEDVWQHELENSKKIYALVDQAMAERDWATFNFLQWFVKEQIEEEALIDGLRDKFALASEDKANNANFYSLDRDMQGASQEGELPRQAEL
- a CDS encoding right-handed parallel beta-helix repeat-containing protein, translated to MFKKCKTHPNKTSQIILVSSVAVLMLAGCERLPTGTIGSELNADATLAIEKNRVIEASLPTPTQHLACADFQTNQVVTIKGHTQLAKNCDLATKGVQFILDSSNTSLDCNGAILGPTDTTANKTAITIKPKQDNAITQLAVANCHVQGYGHALNIRQKTNPNVRYNQGLTDPEANRALAPQDIRIINVSSEGSNNSGIFVGDHVQRVTFDQLRVARSGTVGLYLEFGSQHNTIQNSVFIDNGFRSFKPNREAIAGDASGFNTIQNNEFIHNGAGSVLLYRNCFEHADDPSQSNHFKRTESARDNIIKGNTFREEPVGVWVASRQSRNLKGFTCGAYPLAETLLASYHIDSAKDNQILGNTFIQVDTGIIVEDDGTQIMNNDFTQADGIAIKIGSEIREKYADKSKGVLAAIQNTQVRNNRFAANKPLVQQIQISAPNQATTVLMDNRTNE